One window of the Cryptomeria japonica chromosome 7, Sugi_1.0, whole genome shotgun sequence genome contains the following:
- the LOC131856736 gene encoding pentatricopeptide repeat-containing protein At3g12770-like, whose protein sequence is MHSYFKLFQTCSNIKQLQQIHGQIIATGLAENEILGSRLISAYGKRQSVDYARLVFDRIPKESVFLWNSMITGYSKNGFWDKPLELFCQMQNEQEADHFTFPCVLKACSAICALQKGREVHVRAITCGLESHLFTANTLITMYAKCRRVEDARKVFDKMCPSERDTVSWNSMIGGYVQNGKGIKALELYIQMKMRIEPDAVTFISLLPIFSDVNKGKEIHACILSSGLHLNLQVGNALVAMYAKCGIIECALKMFDRMLEKDVVSWTAMITGYVQNGQSGEALKFFHKMQLAGVKPNAVTIISVLPACTALVALQQGKEVHNSVVRNGFESDVFVVSTLIDMYAKCGSLKIALHLFNTMAHKDPALWTAMISSYSINRCADEAIRLFDRMLAIGYKPDSVTFVAVLSACSRAGMVVKGRRYFDRMKLDYCIVPGLEHYACIVDHLGRAGHLDEAYDFIGNMPLKPNDDVWGALLGACRIHQNIQLGELVAEHLYDLKPKKAGYYVLMSNIYAAAGRWDGVEKVRAIMKDKRVTKMPGYAWIETKKKVHAFLVEDRAHAQSAEIYKTLEDLAGKMKEAGYVPNTNFVLQDVEEEEKEHILCSHSEKLALAFGLMNIKCPGTFIRIIKNLRICGNCHHAMKFISRIVEREIIIRDLSRFHHFKNGECSCGNYW, encoded by the coding sequence ATGCATTCTTACTTTAAGCTGTTtcaaacatgctccaatatcaaaCAGTTGCAGCAAATCCATGGACAGATTATTGCGACGGGACTAGCCGAAAATGAAATATTGGGTTCTAGGCTTATAAGCGCGTATGGAAAGCGGCAGAGTGTAGATTATGCACGCCTGGTTTTTGACAGAATTCCCAAAGAAAGCGTATTTTTATGGAATTCAATGATTACTGGGTATTCCAAGAATGGGTTTTGGGACAAACCCCTGGAGCTCTTTTGCCAAATGCAGAATGAACAAGAAGCAGACCATTTTACATTCCCCTGCGTTCTCAAAGCATGCTCTGCAATTTGTGCTCTGCAGAAAGGCAGGGAAGTTCATGTTCGTGCAATAACATGTGGATTGGAATCCCATCTGTTTACAGCGAATACCCTTATTACCATGTATGCGAAATGCAGGCGTGTGGAAGATGCAcgcaaagtgtttgacaaaatgtgtCCATCCGAAAGAGATACGGTGTCCTGGAACTCTATGATTGGAGGTTATGTGCAGAATGGGAAGGGAATCAAGGCTTTGGAGTTATACATTCAAATGAAGATGAGGATCGAACCAGATGCAGTGACATTCATAAGCCTTCTTCCAATCTTTTCAGATGTCAATAAGGGTAAGGAGATTCATGCTTGCATACTCAGTAGTGGACTGCATTTGAATTTACAAGTGGGGAACGCACTTGTAGCAATGTATGCTAAATGCGGCATTATTGAGTGCGCGCTCAAAATGTTTGACAGAATGCTTGAAAAAGATGTTGTATCATGGACTGCAATGATCACAGGATATGTCCAGAATGGGCAGAGTGGGGAAGCCTTAAAGTTTTTCCACAAAATGCAGCTGGCAGGGGTCAAGCCAAATGCTGTTACTATCATAAGTGTTCTTCCAGCTTGCACCGCCCTAGTAGCTCTTCAACAAGGTAAGGAAGTACACAATTCAGTTGTAAGAAATGGGTTTGAATCGGATGTTTTCGTGGTCAgtaccctgatagacatgtatgcCAAATGTGGGAGTTTGAAGATTGCACTTCACTTATTTAACACAATGGCGCATAAAGATCCGGCCTTGTGGACTGCAATGATTTCTAGCTATAGTATAAATCGGTGTGCTGATGAGGCAATTAGGCTTTTCGATCGAATGCTTGCGATAGGATATAAGCCGGACAGTGTCACCTTTGTCGCTGTTCTATCTGCTTGCAGTCGTGCAGGCATGGTAGTGAAAGGCCGGCGTTACTTTGATAGGATGAAACTAGATTATTGCATTGTACCTGGGTTGGAGCACTATGCATGCATTGTAGACCATCTTGGTCGAGCAGGGCACTTGGACGAGGCATATGATTTCATTGGCAATATGCCGTTAAAACCAAATGATGATGTGTGGGGTGCCTTGCTTGGTGCCTGCAGAATTCATCAAAATATACAGTTGGGAGAGCTTGTAGCAGAACATCTCTATGACCTGAAACCCAAGAAGGCTGGCTATTATGTTCTGATGTCAAATATCTATGCTGCAGCTGGAAGGTGGGATGGTGTAGAAAAGGTAAGAGCAATAATGAAAGACAAGAGGGTGACAAAGATGCCAGGATATGCCTGGATTGAGACCAAGAAAAAGGTTCATGCATTCCTTGTAGAGGACAGAGCACATGCACAATCAGCAGAAATTTATAAAACATTAGAGGATTTGGCCGGGAAAATGAAAGAGGCAGGATATGTGCCCAATACAAACTTTGTGTTGCAAGATGTGGAGGAGGAAGAAAAGGAGCATATCCTATGTAGTCATAGTGAGAAGCTGGCTCTTGCTTTTGGGCTTATGAATATTAAATGCCCTGGTACATTTATCCGAATCATAAAGAATCTTCGCATTTGTGGCAATTGCCACCATGCCATGAAGTTTATCTCCAGAATTGTTGAACGAGAAATAATTATTAGAGACTTGAGTCGCTTTCATCATTTCAAGAATGGGGAATGTTCTTGTGGAAATTACTGGTGA